TAGCAACGATCGCATCCATTGTGGGCTGATACTTGGCGATCACCTTCTCAGCGTTTTCTTGGATCTTCGAGTCAAATTTAGAAGCGATTTCCCGTAGGGATTCAGCAATCTTGGTAGGACCGAAGAAATTGTATTCCAACCAGGGAATACCATATTTTTCTTCCATGTGACGGCTGATGTAGTTCATCGACCGGTAACAGTGGATGAGGTTAATTTTCACGTTTGGTGTCATCAACATTTCGTTAATGGTGCCATCACCAGACCATGAAGACGAGGTATGATTAACGGTTGTGTTTGAATGCGATCGCCATGATTTACGGTTATGCCCGCGTGTCCACAGTGGAACAATCACTAGAGTATGACGCATTGAAACAGCAAGTAAAGCGGCTAGAGGATGCTGGGGCTGAGGTGGTGCTGGTAGATGTGGAGAGCGGGCGCTCGGACAAGCGCAAAGAGTTTAACAAGCTTTTGCGATTGGTTAAGGAAGCGAAGGTTCGGGAAGTCATTATCACGCGCATCGACAGGTTAGGCAGAAGTGATATTGACGTGATTAAAACCATTCAACTGTTTAATGATTGTGGAGTAATTCTGAGGATTCTGGACGCACCCATTGACGTTAGTTCGTCGTTTGGTCGATTCAGTGCGAGTCAAATGGCTGCACTAGCTGACTTTGAGTCTCGGCTTTTGAGCGAGCGCACCCGACACGGGATGAATTATTTTCGCTCACAAGGCAAGTTGCAAAAAGCCTGCTTTGGGTATGAATTGAACAGCGATCGCAAACTAGAACCGCACCCGACCAACTTTCCCATAGCTAGGAAAATAATCGATTTACTGTTGGAAGGCTACAGCTATGGTGCCATTTCTAAGCTCTTGGTGGAGGAATATGGTATTGAATTTTCCCTTTCGGGGCTAAGGCATTGGGTAAACAATCCTGCAATCCTTGGGCATACACGATATTTTACAGAGATGGAATACCGGCGTAATCCTCGCAATCCCCGACCTCCCCAAATCACCCGGAATACTCATCAGGCGATCGCGTCCGAGGCAGAAATCAGCCAGATTAAGCGAAACGCCAAAACTAAGCCGCGATTATCTCTTAAGAAAGAGAAGGATTACCCGCTTAAGGGGCTTCTGAGATGCTCGCATTGTGGCGGAGGGATGTACCGCGTCATCTCCAAATACAAATCTGGGGAGACCCACTGGATAAGATGCGCTAGGCACGCCCAGAACGTTCATTTCTGCCCAAACAAAACCAATGCTAGGCTCACCACCCTAACCAAACAGGTGATACAACGAATTACCCAAAAGTCAAAGGAAGTTACTGAGCAATCCAATATCGGCGATCGCAGCCCTGAAGAGTCGGAAGCATTGATTGAGCTTAAGCAGCAGTTGACAGGATTGGTAGCGCTTGGCTCAAACAATCCTGCCATTATCGGGGCCGTGCGCGATATCCAGTCCCAGATAGATGCTGAGGAAGTACGCCTAAAATCTGCCTCTAGAATCGACTCTGACAGGCTAAAACTAGCTTGGTCGTATTCTCAGGCTAGTTTCTGGTACTCGCTTAACGATGGCGATTTAAGGCAGGCATTCAGGTCGTTTGTTGAGGTGGTATTTGTGGACGATTCAGGCAACGTTGCATCTATAGAATTTGGATGGTGAAGGTCATAGAACTCAATTGCCAGCTTTCTCAGACGCTTTAAAAATTCTTCCCTAGCCATTTTTCTCTCCTGAAGCGATAATTCAACGTTAATCAAAAATCAAAATTTTTCTGTATCAGCAGCGCCAGCGCAAAGTTGGCGCACCACCAAATACTCAGGTGCAAACTCTTAGCCATACCAGAATAACTGCGGCGGGATAGCCCCTAAATTCTATTTATGGGGGCTAGCCGCAGGCGAATTTATTCTCTACGAGACGCTGCGCGAACGCTGTCAAGTTTCTTTTTGGTTTTGAATGTACATTTTAATCGTTTCCAAAGTCGCGCCTCCCACTGTGGATACAAAGTAGGAATTAGTCCACAGGGAAGGTAGTCGGCTTTTTAATTCTGGAAATTCCAACCGCAAGTATCTAGATGTTGCACCCTTAAATCTCTTTACTGCTCTATGCACTCCAAACTGAGGGTCTACATCAATTAATAGATGTATGTGGTCAGGCATTATTTCCATCTCTAAAATTTCAACTTTAATATCAATAGCTATTTGAGCAAGTAACTCTTTGAGCCTAGATGCAATCGCATTGACCAGGACTTTTCTCCTATATTTAGGGCAAAAAATTACATGATATTTGCAAGAGTAGACAACATTATTGTTGGATTTAAATTTTTCACTTCGTGACGCTTCGCGAACAGTCATTTTCCGGAATAGTAGTTTACTATCCTGTATCTATATGTTAGAGTAAGGACAACTAATAAACAAGCATAAGGAGGTGATTCAATTTTGGCAGCAAAAACGTCTAGTTTCGTTACAGAAGTACCGTTAATAACGACATCTAAAGATTTGGCTATTCTCGCTGCCAGATTGTCAGCAGGAAGGCAGCTATATAATGCTGTATTGTCTGAAGGTAAAAGTAGGCTTCAGTTAATGAGGGATTCCGACCTTTACCAACAAGCCAGGCTAATTGATAAAAAGGATAAAAAATCCAAATCCGCAGCTTTTCAGAAAGCTAGAGAGGCTTATCGTTTTAGTGACTATGACTTACAAGCTTTTGCTAATAAAACAGCAATTGCAAGTGTTTGGATTAAGTCTCACCTTGATGCTCAAACTATTCAAAAAGTCGCTACTAGAGCTTTTAAAGCTTTAGAAAGAATGGCTTTTGGTAAAGCTAAAAAGGTCAGATTTAAACAAAAAGGGCAGTTCGCATCACTAGAGGGTAAAACCAATAAGCAAGGCATACGTTGGACTGGCAATGGTGTTGAATGGTCAAAACTAAGACTGCAAGCCATCATCACCAACGACGCTGTAATCTTGCATAGTTTAGCGTCCAAGATTAAATATGTGCGCTTAGTGCGTCGTATTCTTAATCAAAAAACCTATTGGTTCGCTCAATTAGTCTGTGTTCGCGTAGCGTCTCCGTCAGGAGAGGGTGAACCATATCAAAAGCCTAAAAATATTGTTGGTGATGGTACTGTTGGTATTGATTTAGGAGTTTCCACCGTTGCAATTGTTGGGGATAAAGAAACTATCTGGACTCCTTTTGCTGCTGAATTAGAATCAAAGCAGAAGAAGATTAGAAAGCTACAGCGCAAGATGGAACGAGGGAGCCGTGCCAATAATCCTGATAATTTTCATCCCAACGGCACTGTTAAAAAGGGTTCAAAACGTTGGCATAAATCCAAGCGTTATCAAAAAACTGCTGCCAAGAAACGCGAGATTGAACGCAAGCAAGCGGCTCAACGTAAATCTTCTCATGGTAAGCTAGTTAACCAAACTTTGAAACTCGGTAAGCATATCAAAACCGAGAAAGTATCCGTCAAGGCATGGCAGAAAAATTATGGTAAATCCATAGGTTTTAAATCGCCATCAAGTTTTCAATCAGAACTAGTACGCAAAGCTGAAAACGCTGGCGGCACTGTTCTAATGTTTTCGACTCGTAAAACTGCACTTTCTCAAACTTGTTTGTGTGGTAACAAGCAGAAAAAATCATTATCGCAACGTGTTCATCATTGCTCAGTCTGTGGGCTGAAGATGCAACGTGATATTTTGTCTGCTTACTTGAGTCGTCACGTCGATCCAAAAACAGAACTTTTGTCAATCCAGTCAGCTAGAAATGGTTGGCTAGGGATGGAACAATCCCTGCTGGACGGTTGGCAGAATGGGTCAAATCAATCTGCGAGAACTGCGACTGGTTCAAAGTCACCTATTAGCAATAGTGGGTCAGAGCGGGTGTCCAGTAATCTAATAGCGCGTGTTCGCGTAGCGTCCCGTAGGGAGGAGTCGGAACCTGTGAGGGTAAACGAAACTCGCGTAGTGAGTTAGAACCCCCTGCATTTATGCATGGGGTAGTTCAGTTGTTATGCCCAGCAAAAAGCCAAAAGTAATGATTTATCTCGATCCAGAAAAACTAGAGACTTTAAAAAAATGGGCTGAGGATGAACATCGGACGGTCAATAATCTGATAGTCATGCTTCTGGATAAAGCGATCGCAT
The Gloeotrichia echinulata CP02 DNA segment above includes these coding regions:
- the xisF gene encoding fdxN element excision recombinase XisF, translated to MKQQVKRLEDAGAEVVLVDVESGRSDKRKEFNKLLRLVKEAKVREVIITRIDRLGRSDIDVIKTIQLFNDCGVILRILDAPIDVSSSFGRFSASQMAALADFESRLLSERTRHGMNYFRSQGKLQKACFGYELNSDRKLEPHPTNFPIARKIIDLLLEGYSYGAISKLLVEEYGIEFSLSGLRHWVNNPAILGHTRYFTEMEYRRNPRNPRPPQITRNTHQAIASEAEISQIKRNAKTKPRLSLKKEKDYPLKGLLRCSHCGGGMYRVISKYKSGETHWIRCARHAQNVHFCPNKTNARLTTLTKQVIQRITQKSKEVTEQSNIGDRSPEESEALIELKQQLTGLVALGSNNPAIIGAVRDIQSQIDAEEVRLKSASRIDSDRLKLAWSYSQASFWYSLNDGDLRQAFRSFVEVVFVDDSGNVASIEFGW
- the tnpA gene encoding IS200/IS605 family transposase yields the protein MTVREASRSEKFKSNNNVVYSCKYHVIFCPKYRRKVLVNAIASRLKELLAQIAIDIKVEILEMEIMPDHIHLLIDVDPQFGVHRAVKRFKGATSRYLRLEFPELKSRLPSLWTNSYFVSTVGGATLETIKMYIQNQKET
- a CDS encoding transposase, translating into MAAKTSSFVTEVPLITTSKDLAILAARLSAGRQLYNAVLSEGKSRLQLMRDSDLYQQARLIDKKDKKSKSAAFQKAREAYRFSDYDLQAFANKTAIASVWIKSHLDAQTIQKVATRAFKALERMAFGKAKKVRFKQKGQFASLEGKTNKQGIRWTGNGVEWSKLRLQAIITNDAVILHSLASKIKYVRLVRRILNQKTYWFAQLVCVRVASPSGEGEPYQKPKNIVGDGTVGIDLGVSTVAIVGDKETIWTPFAAELESKQKKIRKLQRKMERGSRANNPDNFHPNGTVKKGSKRWHKSKRYQKTAAKKREIERKQAAQRKSSHGKLVNQTLKLGKHIKTEKVSVKAWQKNYGKSIGFKSPSSFQSELVRKAENAGGTVLMFSTRKTALSQTCLCGNKQKKSLSQRVHHCSVCGLKMQRDILSAYLSRHVDPKTELLSIQSARNGWLGMEQSLLDGWQNGSNQSARTATGSKSPISNSGSERVSSNLIARVRVASRREESEPVRVNETRVVS